In Treponema primitia ZAS-2, a genomic segment contains:
- a CDS encoding MerR family transcriptional regulator, with translation MAAYGIGDMEKLLGVKAHVIRYWEKEIPLIQPRKNPGGRRVYAKRDLLILFRLKYLLYERHFTLEGARDQLFRELTGGGDAGAAAKQDLKALIEALRSDLVDLYFLVHNREQP, from the coding sequence ATGGCGGCCTACGGGATTGGGGATATGGAAAAACTCCTGGGGGTTAAGGCCCACGTGATCCGCTATTGGGAAAAGGAGATCCCCCTGATCCAGCCCCGAAAAAATCCCGGAGGCCGGCGGGTATACGCCAAGCGGGACTTGCTTATCCTTTTCCGCCTGAAGTACCTTCTCTACGAACGGCATTTTACCCTGGAAGGCGCCCGGGATCAGCTTTTCCGTGAACTCACCGGAGGCGGTGATGCCGGGGCTGCGGCAAAGCAGGACCTCAAGGCCCTTATCGAAGCCCTGCGCAGCGATCTGGTAGACCTGTACTTCCTGGTCCACAACAGGGAACAGCCCTGA
- a CDS encoding metal ABC transporter ATP-binding protein, with product MNSHLTHPRDRQISLRFDRVSFSYGGASDSRKASSGRKEPSSRKVLENASFHIHQGEFIALVGPNGSGKTTVLKLLLGLEQPQGGRIELFGARFTPGARNRVGYVPQQAANDQSFPITVREAVKMGRLSPLSRKFGAVDQAAVEEALEQAEIADLAERSYTALSGGQRRRVLVARALAAKPEILILDEPTANMDRESEERLFATLGKLKAGEGGRITTILIVTHDTGFVSSLTDRVLCMGSREAGAEYGIVQHRTEVAGEGHDAGALGARIVHGESLPGDICDEEEIHK from the coding sequence GTGAACAGCCATCTTACTCATCCCCGGGATCGGCAGATAAGCCTGCGCTTTGACCGGGTATCCTTTTCCTACGGCGGTGCTTCGGACAGCCGGAAGGCGTCTTCCGGTAGGAAGGAGCCTTCCAGTCGGAAGGTGCTGGAAAACGCCAGCTTCCATATACACCAGGGGGAGTTCATCGCCCTGGTGGGCCCCAACGGTTCGGGAAAAACCACGGTACTAAAACTGCTCCTGGGCCTGGAGCAGCCCCAGGGAGGGCGGATCGAACTTTTCGGCGCCCGCTTCACTCCGGGAGCGCGGAACCGGGTGGGCTATGTGCCCCAGCAGGCCGCCAACGACCAGAGCTTCCCCATTACGGTACGGGAAGCGGTGAAGATGGGCCGCCTGTCCCCACTGTCCCGGAAATTCGGCGCTGTGGATCAGGCCGCGGTGGAAGAAGCCCTGGAACAGGCCGAGATAGCGGATCTGGCAGAACGGTCCTACACCGCCCTATCCGGCGGCCAACGGCGGCGGGTTTTGGTTGCCCGGGCCCTGGCTGCCAAGCCGGAAATTCTCATCCTGGACGAGCCCACCGCCAACATGGACAGGGAAAGCGAAGAACGTCTCTTTGCCACCCTGGGAAAACTCAAGGCCGGCGAAGGGGGCAGAATTACTACCATCCTCATCGTGACCCACGACACAGGCTTTGTCTCCTCACTGACCGACCGGGTACTCTGCATGGGAAGCCGGGAAGCCGGGGCGGAATACGGCATAGTCCAGCACCGCACCGAAGTTGCCGGGGAAGGTCATGACGCCGGAGCCCTAGGCGCCCGGATCGTCCATGGGGAAAGCCTCCCTGGGGATATCTGCGACGAAGAGGAAATACACAAATGA
- a CDS encoding small ribosomal subunit Rsm22 family protein has protein sequence METLFSPLPEESSRLLDSLPALIDQVFPLPRKFRSGLPADVAELSRLLTSGRGDRNESYLGEPRFLSAYLRYFLPWNCCRLARLLPALTLPFGVRKVQRNSPRSNTDGISLGNADDVSSGNEAIAITDLGSGPLTLPMALWISRPELRELPLEFRCLDRTGPVLEAGKKLFAALAGKDTPWRIKTIKASLGDPIRFPKANLVTAVNLFNELFWKIPQVDHRTLAGFTGKNARLLSSLALEQGSILVVEPGVPRCGEFISLLRTTFAETGRLPLAPCPHGEPCPVPGDQVGARWCHFAFDSGDAPADLRRLSEAAGLPKERAALSFLLAGPVSAAPEPAVKVTETPGLETEKLTLRIISDQFSLSGGGAWGRYGCSSRGLVLVSGKKQETEGLESGTLISLAVRGPERRDGKSGALVLQL, from the coding sequence ATGGAAACCCTCTTTTCCCCCTTGCCGGAGGAAAGCTCCCGGCTCCTGGATTCACTTCCCGCACTTATCGACCAGGTCTTCCCGCTGCCGAGAAAATTCCGCTCAGGGTTACCCGCGGATGTGGCGGAACTTTCCCGGCTTCTCACCAGCGGCCGGGGTGACCGGAACGAATCCTACCTTGGGGAACCCCGCTTCCTATCGGCGTACCTCCGTTACTTTCTCCCCTGGAATTGCTGCCGCCTTGCCCGGCTCCTCCCGGCTCTGACCCTGCCCTTTGGCGTCCGCAAAGTGCAACGAAATTCTCCGCGCAGTAATACTGATGGTATTTCCCTGGGTAATGCTGATGACGTTTCTTCCGGTAATGAGGCAATTGCTATTACCGACCTGGGATCGGGTCCTCTGACCCTGCCCATGGCCCTCTGGATATCCCGGCCCGAGCTCCGGGAACTTCCCCTGGAATTCCGCTGCCTGGATCGCACCGGCCCTGTCCTGGAAGCTGGAAAGAAACTGTTCGCCGCCCTTGCCGGGAAGGACACACCCTGGCGCATTAAAACTATCAAGGCTTCCTTAGGCGATCCTATCCGCTTCCCCAAAGCAAACCTAGTTACCGCAGTAAATCTGTTCAATGAATTATTCTGGAAAATCCCCCAGGTAGATCACCGGACCCTTGCGGGCTTTACCGGAAAGAACGCCCGCCTACTTTCGTCCCTGGCCCTGGAGCAGGGTTCCATCCTGGTTGTTGAGCCGGGCGTCCCCCGGTGCGGGGAATTTATTTCCCTGCTCAGGACAACGTTTGCCGAAACGGGCAGACTCCCCCTTGCGCCCTGTCCCCACGGGGAGCCCTGCCCGGTCCCGGGGGACCAGGTAGGCGCCAGGTGGTGCCACTTTGCCTTCGATAGCGGGGACGCCCCGGCTGACCTGCGCCGTCTGTCAGAAGCCGCCGGCCTCCCCAAAGAACGGGCCGCCCTGAGCTTCCTCCTAGCCGGCCCGGTAAGCGCCGCACCTGAACCCGCAGTAAAAGTGACTGAGACCCCTGGGTTAGAAACAGAAAAACTAACCCTGCGTATCATCTCGGATCAATTCTCTCTGTCCGGAGGAGGCGCCTGGGGCCGCTACGGCTGTTCTTCCAGAGGATTAGTTTTAGTATCAGGAAAAAAGCAAGAAACCGAGGGCCTGGAGTCAGGAACCCTGATAAGCCTAGCTGTCCGGGGTCCGGAGCGGCGGGATGGGAAGAGCGGCGCTTTGGTGTTGCAGCTTTAG
- a CDS encoding metal ABC transporter permease, whose product MSDFIEALLNPAFPFIRNALLAGLLSSVLFGVLGSIVTVRRIASLAGAVSHAVLGGIGMALYLSASGLVPGFPPMAGALIFAVISAGLIGVVSLKAKQREDTVINSIWAIGMSAGVLFMAKTAGYTDPSSYLFGNILLISTRDLILMAILDILVLFLAWRFYPQLEASSFDEEFARVRGVPTTTLFLILLTVTAVAIVLLQTFVGIVMVIAMLTLPAGTAGYSAKSLSGMMILSCVFSALFSAGGLALGWSFDLPVGAITVMLAGAVFLITGAVRGVLRRR is encoded by the coding sequence ATGAGCGATTTTATCGAGGCCCTGCTTAACCCAGCCTTCCCCTTTATCAGGAACGCCCTTTTAGCGGGGCTCCTCTCATCGGTGCTCTTCGGGGTGCTGGGCTCCATCGTAACAGTCAGGCGCATTGCCAGCCTGGCCGGGGCGGTTTCCCATGCGGTCCTGGGGGGCATAGGCATGGCCCTGTACCTTTCCGCCTCAGGCCTGGTTCCGGGCTTTCCCCCCATGGCGGGGGCGCTGATCTTCGCGGTCATCTCAGCGGGCCTCATCGGGGTGGTGTCCCTCAAGGCCAAGCAGCGGGAGGACACGGTGATCAATTCCATCTGGGCCATCGGGATGAGCGCCGGGGTACTCTTCATGGCCAAGACGGCGGGCTACACGGACCCCTCAAGTTACCTCTTCGGCAACATACTCCTCATCTCTACCAGGGATCTTATCCTCATGGCTATACTAGACATTCTGGTCCTCTTCCTGGCCTGGCGCTTTTACCCCCAGCTTGAAGCATCTTCCTTTGACGAAGAATTCGCCCGGGTCCGGGGTGTTCCCACCACGACACTCTTTCTGATACTGCTTACGGTTACTGCCGTAGCAATAGTGCTGCTCCAGACCTTTGTAGGAATAGTAATGGTAATCGCCATGCTAACCCTGCCGGCCGGAACCGCAGGGTACTCGGCTAAAAGCCTTTCAGGGATGATGATCCTAAGCTGCGTTTTTTCAGCCCTGTTCTCAGCCGGCGGGCTTGCTTTGGGATGGAGCTTTGATCTTCCGGTGGGAGCCATAACAGTAATGCTGGCAGGGGCGGTGTTTCTTATTACCGGGGCGGTTCGAGGGGTTTTACGGCGTCGGTAA